In Pseudorasbora parva isolate DD20220531a chromosome 20, ASM2467924v1, whole genome shotgun sequence, a single window of DNA contains:
- the LOC137048932 gene encoding uncharacterized protein, translating into MSGKKSHKAMSENEWIIRLKKFASTGVWPSTEGNRPAPRQKKWYEMYQRIEKCPMQSRGQTTLLGAVPKCMCGFHTQKATVSTGPAPRVVEQQPSATGPAQQSQPQPRLQPKTTPSVTSRIIPSLSRFTKPRFGGSHIAAAKPNLSMARKPSQVVDQPSPAVSGDPITSTTVSTQDPGVPASVPRTTADVTSPTESCSIVSTAPSGALLQAPSGVRLHRLWSETLPQEDHRWIASRLFKSGPKGKPELRENLQLWYYPPQPALTYNQAPAPDRFFCHALLLWMPYKLWRVKVLCPNPACGQHQLTGGGLHKRARQVLDIDRMYNMVTETLICAKCKASHVSWSQTVLQQLDLGHRSEFRVILTRKYACDMRVIRLLRERGLGNSPTRVIKQLRENHSEEWLQRLARYTTQCVDFLNGPGVLPVKFQEPPEPTVVPSCKWLLTVYSQDILTRLDEIHARITSTYGSILKMDSTKKITKKLAGTARGTGLWLTSVGNEFGQVLISVLTAQEGAGLDIMVDGLVKRYQKAGVDPPAVLYVDCGCCTEVGETKLKTRFRGWPDLLIRLDIWHFMRRIALGCTTDAHQLYPIFMSRLSACIFEWDAADVSELRVAKREQLISQGWPALTDEDVHKHLTRGELALHCRRRTHGEETTILLLERLLTELLSSRGNDSLGVPLLDRERMEHIWNVQKKHVKCIQDPPGVVLYTETGSLTKGGMLLKTYRCARGSTSLESFHLHLNRFIPGTSANSLNFQIYLLEGLHRWNQDREAASLSMEPSALRSYTGELVHCVNTNYEKLFGRKVVPTFCSPARYTGELIGVQYLFQQTGQSLQDMNPDSEQTAELIEDLSVEERDEDEGFCDISEDHTITDPEAVLSPSSTLTLGSPTLVTSSDISALGSTSLSLLPDPTHGLTQSHSSAGPSGTAVSPFPSEPEDAGQDDDDDDDDDDDDDDGEMAVDYQNVPGYQHVDRLAEYLVELRGHTTLSLTNQEANTIIALWQNLDDQDKKGVVKAARYQKRLLSGRFRVPKRPTQNPGVESTIRCVLGASGIAAQWPDCCRLVETIFIRLCNAHPSPKRKGKGALSRWSLILQDYRRIRQLVLGNGLVMGGTSIQLVEVNQNTLIQWYNNRQKKQELSVLLQGIQLPQPLHVAQEPLQVAKRLRTEPEQPGEQHQFKLPESTAGQAKQRQTSVGRPPLRPKAPAQSQMLVTPSAPGSSLQMVPNIMIPAAPGFHGVPVFQVPMYQGVQMVQGIPMVQGVQMVQGMPMIQPLLQPTVVRGTSSQPATPETMPKRPYRRTVEANTCKKCGQYKTSATGHSQYRGRVYCPQTETVCKEVWLEEMRRTISK; encoded by the exons ATGTCTGGAAAAAAATCCCATAAAGCCATGTCGGAAAATGAATGGATAATTCGTCTAAAAAAGTTTGCCAGCACTGGAGTTTGGCCATCAACTGAGGGTAACAGGCCAGCTCCTCGACAGAAAAAGTGGTATGAGATGTATCAAAGG ATTGAAAAATGTCCGATGCAGTCTCGCGGCCAGACAACTTTACTTGGAGCAGTCCCAAAGTGCATGTGTGGTTTTCACACTCAAAAG GCCACTGTCTCTACTGGACCAGCACCAAGGGTTGTGGAACAACAGCCTTCCGCTACTGGGCCAGCACAGCAGAGTCAGCCTCAGCCTCGGCTCCAGCCCAAGACTACTCCATCTGTGACATCTAGGATTATACCAAGTTTGTCAAGG TTTACCAAGCCAAGATTTGGTGGGTCCCACATTGCTGCAGCAAAGCCCAATCTAAGTATGGCTAGGAAACCATCTCAGGTTGTTGACCAGCCCAGCCCAGCAGTGTCCGGTGATCCTATAACAAGCACCACTGTCTCT ACACAAGACCCTGGAGTTCCAGCCTCTGTCCCCAGAACCACTGCAGATGTGACCAGTCCTACAGAGTCGTGCAGTATTGTCTCT actgctccttctggagcattGCTGCAAGCTCCATCTGGAGTTCGACTGCATCGTTTGTGGTCGGAGACCTTGCCACAGGAAGATCACAGGTGGATTGCCAGCAGACTTTTTAAATCGGGACCCAAGGGGAAACCAGAGCTTCGTGAAAACCTACAGCTCTGGTATTACCCACCACAGCCAGCACTTACATACAATCAGGCTCCAGCTCCAGACAGATTTTTTTGCCATGCTCTGTTGCTGTGGATGCCATACAAGCTGTGGAGGGTCAAGGTTCTCTGTCCCAATCCTGCCTGTGGACAGCACCAGCTGACAGGAGGCGGTCTGCACAAAAGGGCACGGCAGGTTCTGGACATCGACAGGATGTACAACATGGTCACAGAAACCCTCAtctgtgccaagtgtaaagccTCGCATGTGTCTTGGAGTCAGACTGTCCTTCAACAGTTGGATCTGGGCCATCGATCTGAGTTTCGGGTCATCCTCACACGGAA GTATGCCTGTGATATGAGGGTCATTCGGCTTCTCCGTGAACGTGGCCTTGGCAACAGTCCCACCCGGGTCATAAAACAACTGCGAGAGAACCACAGCGAGGAGTGGCTCCAGCGGCTGGCCCGGTACACCACGCAATGTGTGGACTTCCTCAATGGACCCGGGGTGTTGCCAGTAAAATTTCAGGAACCCCCAGAGCCTACAGTGGTGCCAAGCTGTAAGTGGCTGCTTACAGTCTACAGCCAAGACATCCTGACAAGGCTGGATGAAATCCATGCAAGGATTACATCCACCTATGGCTCTATCTTGAAGATGGATTCCACTAAAAAG ATCACCAAGAAGCTGGCTGGGACGGCAAGAGGAACGGGACTCTGGCTTACCTCTGTTGGCAACGAGTTTGGTCAGGTGCTCATAAGTGTGCTTACAGCCCAGGAAGGAGCAGGACTGGACATTATGGTGGATGGTCTGGTGAAACGGTACCAGAAGGCTGGTGTGGACCCACCTGCTGTATTGTACGTGGACTGTGGCTGTTGCACTGAGGTGGGCGAGACCAAGCTCAAAACTAGATTCAGAGGTTGGCCAGATCTCCTGATACGCTTGGACATCTGGCATTTTATGCGCAGGATTGCCTTGGGGTGTACAACTGATGCCCATCAACTGTATCCCATCTTCATGTCACGGCTGTCAGCATGCATTTTTGAGTGGGATGCGGCTGATGTTTCTGAGCTTCGCGTGGCAAAGAGAGAGCAGCTGATATCCCAGGGTTGGCCTGCGCTGACAGATGAAGATGTCCACAAGCATCTCACCAGGGGAGAGCTGGCCCTTCATTGCCGGAGGAGGACCCATGGAGAGGAGACTACCATCCTTCTCCTTGAGCGACTGCTTACAGAGCTCCTGAGCAGCAGGGGCAATGACTCCCTGGGTGTTCCTCTCCTGGACAGAGAAAGGATGGAGCACATCTGGAATGTCCAGAAgaagcatgttaaatgcattcAAGATCCCCCTGGTGTTGTGCTCTATACAGAGACGGGGAGCTTAACCAAGGGAGGCATGCTTCTGAAGACATACAGATGTGCAAGGGGCTCTACTTCTCTCGAGTCCTTTCATTTACATCTGAACCGGTTCATCCCAG GAACCAGTGCGAACAGTCTGAACTTTCAGATTTATCTGCTGGAGGGTCTACACCGGTGGAACCAGGACCGGGAGGCTGCTTCCCTGTCAATGGAGCCATCAGCTTTGCGTAGTTACACAGGAGAACTTGTTCACTGTGTAAACACCAACTACGAAAAGCTGTTTGGCAGGAAAGTGGTCCCCACATTTTGTTCCCCTGCACGTTACACCG GTGAGCTCATTGGAGTGCAGTACCTGTTCCAGCAGACTGGCCAGTCACTGCAGGACATGAATCCAGACTCTGAGCAGACCGCAGAGCTCATTGAGGACCTCAGTGTGGAGGAGCGAGATGAAGATGAGGGCTTCTGTGACATCAGCGAGGATCACACCATTACTGATCCGGAAGCTGTTCTGTCACCATCCTCCACACTCACACTGGGTTCTCCCACCCTGGTCACCAGCAGTGACATATCTGCACTGGGCTCCACATCCCTTTCACTGCTCCCTGACCCCACACATGGCCTCACACAGTCTCATTCATCAGCTGGACCTTCAGGGACTGCTGTCTCTCCTTTCCCCTCAGAGCCAGAGGATGCTGGTCAGGATGATGACgacgacgatgatgatgatgatgatgatgatgatggagagATG gCTGTTGACTACCAAAATGTCCCGGGTTATCAGCATGTGGACAGGCTGGCAGAATATCTGGTGGAACTCCGGGGTCACACAACCCTCAGCCTGACCAACCAGGAAGCCAACACAATAATTGCTCTTTGGCAGAACCTGGATGACCAGGACAAGAAAGGGGTGGTGAAAGCAGCTCGTTACCAAAAGAGACTGCTGAGTGGACGCTTCAGAGTCCCAAAGAGGCCCACTCAGAACCCAGGGGTAGAGAGCACCATCAGATGTGTGCTGGGTGCAAGTGGCATAGCTGCTCAGTGGCCTGACTGTTGCCGTCTGGTGGAGACCATCTTCATCAGACTTTGCAATGCTCACCCAAGCCCCAAAAGAAAAGGCAAAGGAGCCCTGTCGAGATGGTCTCTGATCCTGCAAGACTATCGCAGGATAAGGCAGCTTGTACTGGGCAACGGCTTGGTGATGGGAGGGACGTCAATCCAGCTGGTGGAGGTTAACCAGAACACCCTGATTCAGTGGTACAACAATAGACAGAAAAAGCAGGaactgtctgtgctgcttcaggGTATTCAGTTGCCTCAGCCCCTCCATGTTGCTCAGGAGCCTCTCCAGGTTGCTAAACGCTTACGGACTGAGCCAGAACAACCAGGGGAACAGCACCAGTTTAAGCTGCCAGAGAGCACAGCAGGTCAGGCAAAGCAGAGGCAGACTTCTGTTGGGCGACCCCCTCTCAGACCCAAGGCACCAGCGCAGAGCCAGATGTTGGTGACACCATCAGCCCCTGGATCATCACTGCAGATGGTACCAAATATTATGATACCAGCAGCACCAGGGTTCCACGGTGTGCCAGTGTTTCAGGTGCCAATGTACCAGGGAGTCCAAATGGTCCAGGGAATCCCAATGGTCCAAGGTGTTCAAATGGTACAAGGAATGCCAATGATCCAGCCACTGTTACAGCCTACAGTGGTGCGGGGAACCAGCTCACAGCCTGCTACACCAGAAACCATGCCTAAGAGACCCTACAGGAGAACTGTAGAGGCAAACACGTGCAAAAAATGTGGGCAATACAAAACCAGTGCAACGGGACATAGCCAGTACAGGGGCAGGGTGTATTGCCCACAGACTGAGACAGTTTGCAAGGAGGTGTGGTTAGAGGAAATGCGGCGAACCATTTCTAAataa